CTCCAGTATGGCTTTCAATTCTTTGGTTCTGTTCTGCGTCAGTTCTGTTTTGCAGGTATACAGCATCAGGGGCATCATGGAGCCACCTTCGTAGAACTGCTCGTACAGGCCGCAATGGCTGTCTCTTACCACCAGCCAACTCTGCTGCGCCATTACCAACAGTGTCTTTGCCTCTGCACTTAATTTTGGTATGATCGCGTTGTACACGTCGTTCAGCGCCTTATCTGCCTGCTGGTAGGCTTCGGCGGCACAACGGTTCATTTCCAGTTGCGTCTGCGCATTTCCACAGTCTACCACTGCCTTCGTCTGAGCGCATGCCGGCACACTTATACTTAACAGCAGGATTACAAGGAAGTTATACTTCATACAGGCCTACCGCGTGAACGTGTAAATATAATTGAGGGAAAAATTCCAGAAGAAAACGAGCACGATGGCGCAGAACTTGGCCACGTAAAAGTTAAGCCTGCTCCGCTCAGTGAGCAGGTAGATAATGAAGTTATTCAGCAGCAACCCTACCAGTGCCACCACCAGGAACTTACCGTACTGCATGCCTATTTCCGGGTCGGCGCTGTTGAAGGTCCAGATGCGGTTGAGGTAGTAATTGCTGGCGCTGGCCAGCAGAAAGCCTAAGCTGTTGGCCACGTACTTGTTCCAGCGCAGCTTCTCCTTGGCCAGGTACGTCACCCCAAAGTCAAGCAGCAGGCCGGAAAAGCCCACCACTCCAAACTTAAAGAACTTGAAGAAAAGGTTCTGTAAACTCTCTGACATCCAGTTAATGCTTTGCGTTCTGCACCGGCTACAGCACAGGCGCTACAAAAGTAACAGACTTATGGCAAGAGACAAATCCTTCCGCTTTTGAATCTGTGCCTGAACACTGAATATCACCAGGCACAGGCCACTGGCCACGTTCGTTTCTGTCGACAAAAGGCCTTGGTTGGTATAGTTTATTTTTATATTCGATTTGTATTAACTTACTTCAGAAGGTGCATTTCTAACGCATAACATCAACATCTATATGGAATTAGTTATACAAAACCTCTCCAAGACCTATCCGAACGGAACAAAGGCGCTAAAGAGCATCAACCTGACCATTCCGAAAGGCATGTTCGGTTTACTTGGCCCTAACGGTGCCGGAAAATCATCGCTGATGCGCACCATTGCCACCTTGCAGGAGGCCGACAGGGGCAGCATTATGCTGGGTAGTATGGATGTGCTGCGGGAGAAGGAGGAAATGCGCAAAGTGCTGGGCTACCTGCCCCAGGAGTTTGGCGTTTACCCAAAAGTATCGGCAGAGGAAATGCTGGATCATTTTGCTGTACTCAAAGGCATCAGTAACTCCAAAGAGCGCAAAGAGGTGGTGCAGGCGCTGCTGCAGCAAACAAACCTGTACGATGTGCGCAAGAAGAACCTGGGCGGCTACTCCGGCGGTATGAAGCAGCGCTTCGGCATTGCACAGGCCCTGCTCGGCAACCCGAAGATCATCATTGTGGATGAGCCAACCGCTGGCCTCGACCCTGCCGAGCGCAACCGCTTCCATAACCTATTGAGCGAGATTGGCGAGAACATCATCGTTATACTTTCCACCCACATTGTGGAGGACGTGACAGACCTTTGCCGCAATTTTGCCATCATCAACAAAGGTGAAGTGCTGCTGGAGGGCGACCCGCTACAAGTGATCGACAGCATCCGTGGTCGCATCTGGCGCAAGTTCATCAACAAAGACG
Above is a window of Pontibacter akesuensis DNA encoding:
- a CDS encoding GtrA family protein; this translates as MSESLQNLFFKFFKFGVVGFSGLLLDFGVTYLAKEKLRWNKYVANSLGFLLASASNYYLNRIWTFNSADPEIGMQYGKFLVVALVGLLLNNFIIYLLTERSRLNFYVAKFCAIVLVFFWNFSLNYIYTFTR
- a CDS encoding ABC transporter ATP-binding protein; the protein is MELVIQNLSKTYPNGTKALKSINLTIPKGMFGLLGPNGAGKSSLMRTIATLQEADRGSIMLGSMDVLREKEEMRKVLGYLPQEFGVYPKVSAEEMLDHFAVLKGISNSKERKEVVQALLQQTNLYDVRKKNLGGYSGGMKQRFGIAQALLGNPKIIIVDEPTAGLDPAERNRFHNLLSEIGENIIVILSTHIVEDVTDLCRNFAIINKGEVLLEGDPLQVIDSIRGRIWRKFINKDELVQHQLQHEVISSRLFAGKTIIHVLSEVQPGPEFEAVAPDLEDVYFSKIHETALRDQTSSAHAIMN
- a CDS encoding lysozyme inhibitor LprI family protein, with amino-acid sequence MKYNFLVILLLSISVPACAQTKAVVDCGNAQTQLEMNRCAAEAYQQADKALNDVYNAIIPKLSAEAKTLLVMAQQSWLVVRDSHCGLYEQFYEGGSMMPLMLYTCKTELTQNRTKELKAILEEVDDK